In Fusobacterium massiliense, a single window of DNA contains:
- a CDS encoding RrF2 family transcriptional regulator, with the protein MKINTKVRYGLRALAYISENSNESKLVRIKEISEEQDISVQYLEQILFKLKNENIIEGKRGPSGGYKLALAPEEINLYTIYKILDDEEKVIDCNEMDKSGHNCLEDACGETCIWSKLDNAMTKILSETTLQDFIKNGKRI; encoded by the coding sequence ATGAAAATTAACACGAAAGTTAGATATGGATTAAGAGCATTAGCCTATATTTCTGAAAATTCTAATGAAAGTAAGTTGGTGAGAATTAAAGAAATATCAGAAGAACAAGATATATCTGTTCAATATTTGGAGCAGATACTATTTAAATTAAAAAATGAAAATATAATTGAAGGGAAAAGAGGACCTAGTGGAGGGTATAAATTGGCACTAGCTCCAGAAGAAATAAATTTATATACTATATATAAAATATTAGATGATGAAGAAAAGGTTATAGATTGTAATGAAATGGATAAAAGTGGGCATAATTGCTTAGAAGATGCTTGTGGGGAAACTTGCATTTGGAGTAAACTTGATAATGCTATGACAAAAATATTATCTGAAACTACATTACAAGATTTTATAAAAAATGGAAAAAGAATATAG
- the ruvB gene encoding Holliday junction branch migration DNA helicase RuvB — protein MERILSEFEFQNEVEIQKSLRPKTFKEYIGQEKLKEKMEISIKAAQKRNTTVDHILLYGPPGLGKTTLAGVIANEMKANLRITSGPILEKAGDLAAILTSLEENDILFIDEIHRLNNSVEEILYPAMEDGELDIMIGKGPSAKSVRIELQAFTLIGATTRAGLLSAPLRDRFGVSHKMEYYTDDEIKSIVKRGAKLLGIGITEDGANEISKRSRGTPRIANRLLKRVRDYCEIKGNGNINEIDAVKALDMLGIDSFGLDELDRNIINSIIENYDGGPVGIETLSLLLGEDRRTLEEVYEPYLVKMGFLKRTNRGRVVTPRAYEHFEKERGKK, from the coding sequence ATGGAACGAATATTAAGTGAGTTTGAGTTTCAAAATGAAGTGGAAATTCAAAAATCATTAAGACCAAAAACCTTTAAAGAATATATTGGACAAGAAAAACTAAAAGAAAAAATGGAAATTTCAATAAAAGCTGCTCAAAAGAGAAATACGACTGTTGATCATATTCTTCTATATGGTCCACCTGGACTAGGGAAAACAACTTTAGCAGGAGTAATAGCCAATGAAATGAAAGCAAATTTAAGAATAACATCGGGGCCAATATTGGAAAAAGCAGGAGATTTAGCTGCTATTTTAACTTCTTTAGAAGAAAATGATATACTTTTCATAGATGAGATACATAGATTAAATAATTCGGTAGAAGAAATATTATATCCAGCAATGGAAGATGGAGAGTTGGATATAATGATAGGAAAAGGGCCATCAGCAAAATCTGTTAGAATAGAGTTACAAGCATTTACATTAATAGGAGCAACAACAAGAGCTGGACTTTTAAGTGCTCCACTTAGAGATAGATTTGGTGTTAGTCACAAAATGGAATATTATACAGACGATGAAATAAAATCCATAGTAAAAAGGGGAGCAAAGCTTTTAGGAATAGGAATAACAGAAGATGGAGCAAATGAAATTTCTAAAAGAAGCAGAGGAACACCAAGAATAGCAAATAGATTGTTAAAAAGAGTTAGGGATTATTGTGAAATTAAAGGAAATGGAAATATAAATGAGATTGATGCAGTGAAAGCATTGGATATGTTGGGTATAGATAGTTTTGGTTTAGATGAGTTGGATAGGAATATTATAAATTCAATTATTGAAAACTATGATGGAGGACCTGTTGGGATAGAAACTTTATCTTTATTGTTAGGAGAAGATAGGAGAACTTTAGAAGAAGTATACGAACCTTATTTAGTAAAGATGGGATTTTTAAAAAGAACTAATAGAGGTAGAGTTGTAACTCCAAGAGCTTATGAGCATTTTGAGAAAGAAAGAGGAAAGAAATGA